Genomic DNA from Manis pentadactyla isolate mManPen7 chromosome 14, mManPen7.hap1, whole genome shotgun sequence:
GAGTCAGTGCCTGAGGTGGCAAAGTGAAGAGGGGACTCGGCAGGGTACAGTcgggggtgggaggaggcagggccctGGAGCTGGGGATGCGGGGGGTGGTCAGGGGAGGAGGTCATCAAGTGCAGAGAAGCCCCAGAGCCCCACCGCGGGATGGGAGCAGCCAGGGATGAAGGCCATGAGCCAGGGTCCTTACGGTCACTcttcctgccctgtccccagtgTGGCCATTATGATTTACCTGAGCTTTAAGTACCAGACGGCAGAGCACTGGTACCCCCCTGACCTGCATGCCCGTGCCCGCATCCACGAGTACCTGGGCTGGCACGCCGACTGCATCCGTGGCGTGTTCGGTGTGCTCCTGTGGACCAAGGTGAGGAGAACCATCCGGAGAGTGGCTGAGTATCAGAGACCTGGTAGGAGGCAGGGTCATAGACTAAGACCACCCTTCGCCCCCATCAGGTCCTGGCGCCACTCATTGGGGTCCAAGTGCCTGAGGAGAAGGTGCAGCGCAACAGGACCGCCATGGACCAGGCACTGCAGGTGCTGCAGGACAAGTTCCTGGGGGACAGGGCCTTCCTCACCGGCCGGCAGGTGGCACTAGCTGACCTCCTGGCACTGGAGGAACTGATGCAGGTATGAGCTCTGCCCGTGGAGCGGCATCTGAGGGCCGCATCCCGCCTTTTGCTGAAGCCTAGAGAAAACTAGGAATTTGCCCAGAATCACAAAGAAAGTTTCTGGCTAAACTGGTGCTGGAACCCTGGCCTCCTGCTTCTCTCCTGGGTGTGGGTTTCATCCTGGTGCCCTTGggccctgaggctggccacattGCCCTGGGCCTCAcatgggggctggggaagggaccTGACAGCTGTGCCAATGCTCCTCGCATTGGGGCTTCAGTATCCCCTTAACTTTCCTCTCCTTGTTCCCACAGCCCGTGGCTCTTGGCTATGACCTGTTTGAGGGACGGCCACAACTGGCAGCATGGTGTGAGCGAGTGGAGACTTTCCTGGGTACTGATCTACTCCAGGAGGCCCGCAGCTCTATCTTGAACGTCATGGAACGTGTGGCCAAAAAAACATTCCTGGACCCCCTGCCAGAAGCCTATCCATTTATGCTGCTTCGTATTTCCAAGATCCCCTGAAGGGTCTTAGCAGGAGACTGATAGTTGGGAGGCCCGGAGATTAGCAATAAAGATTGGCTCTGTTGCTCACGTGCCCCTTTTCCTCTTGTCTGTCTCTTGTCTCTGACTCCAGGAGGAGCTCTGCACAGGCAGGACACAAGAGGTCCTCAGCAGTGCTGCTTCTCAGGTGCAGCAGATATGATCAGTAGAACACTAAAATCtaccaatatataaagagctcctaaaATTCAATAACacgaaggaaaaaaaacaactaaaaattaGTACATGTCATTGGTCTTTTAGGTATAATGAAGATTCAGAATATGTGAGATATGTGAGTAAGGAACCAAAAATTACTGGCTTTATCACATTGTCATATATATGGAGTAAAGTACATCCCAAAGCAACTGCACAGATACTAAGTCAATATAACATTATTACCAGGGCAACAAAATATTAAGTAAGACAAATTAGAATTACAAACTATTAAAGGATATAGATTATGTTTCACAGGACATAGTAACACTTTTGAAGTCTGGGAAACTTacaaaaaaagacttaaaaaaggACTTCTTTTAATCAGCACTCCTGTCTTCCAGTAGTTTCAGAATAACAGCAAACAGTGGAGTTATAGACTGATGGGTATCAGTTGGAGGCTATCCATGGCATGGAGCCCACATCaaatattttaacagaatttaatataaataattggtGACAGGCACTAGAGAAATCCAATGGCAGAGAAAACCCAGATTATCACAGAGGTGGCCACCGCTTCTAGGGCTGGGGGACCAAGGGAAGAAATCTGCATTATTAAAATCTAGGTGCCAGAGGAGAGGCCCCACAGAGCTCAcctctgaggagggggctgctgcTTCCTGAACTCCATGGAGGGCCCCGTGGGGCTGAAGTCAGGCCTTGGAGATGGGCCCCAGATGGTACTGGTATCTCGCAGAGTGAGTGACAAAACTGGTCCTGggagtgttgggaaaactgcaaACCAAGTTCAACTGCAGTTACTGTAAAATCTGCTGCCTGAGCAAAGACCACTGGTGTGATGTGGACAGTGTCAAGAGCCTTCTGCCTTGTTCAGCCCCCAACTCAGTTTATGGTACCTACTGTTTTCAGGGCAGGGTTAATACCTTCTGTAATACCCACGGTGTCTGGCAACTCCAGTACCTTCATCTGAATCCCAAATGTGTCCAGCCATCCTGAAATTCCTTGTAACCCACCGAGGGGTTAAATCCCTCTGTCAGAGAATCTGGTGGCCCATTGCAAGCCTGGGGCTGTTTCTGCCTGGAAATCAGAATGGCTCCGCTTATTTGAACAGGAATActaagagaaaaacaattctGAGGAAAACAGATTTCCTCACATCAGATTTTCTACCCAATCAAAATACTCCTTTAAGAAGATAGGAAAATGTCAGCTGCGCCCTTCTCCTCACCTACCTAACGAACGCAGGTGTGCCAGAGGGAGGGAGTTTGACCAACCGAAGACAGAAGACATTGGCCTCAAGACCACACTGGCATCTGGAACTGGGTCAGAACTGATGGGCTCAATTCCAGGGGTGGCCACCCTCAACGAACTGTGGTGACAGCCTTGGGAATGATGGGAAGTGGGGTTTATGATCATTAAGTCCAGAAGTAACATAGACAGGCTGGGTGAGAGACTTCTGCCTTCCAGTCCGTGACGTAGACGAGCTGTAGCGGATACTTTGACCTTTCTTCCTTATTCCGTGGTTCTAGCTGCTAATCCTGGAGCTCACTGCCAGGtttgttttgatttatttatgtatttttaaatctccaGTAATCTCATTTTGGCATCTCCTTCCAGGCAGTGAAAGAGCTTTTGGCTGTCCTCCTGGTGAACCCTGAGCTCTGGGGATGGGGAAGCTTTCCATTGACCCCGGTCACACTCCAAGGTGACATCTCTCCCTGCGCTCTGACCTCTGCCCTGGCCACCCTGCTCTGCCCTGCCGTCAGCCTGGACCTGAGGTCCCGGTTCAGCTGCACTATCATCTTCTACAGAAGGAATGGCGTCCCCTCGGAGCTGGACACAGTGGGGCTGCTCAGAGGCCCCGTCCCTCCCAAGCCACCCCCCCTTAACCCCGTTCCCTTTCTCTGAGCCCAGAACTGTTGGGTTCTCTTCCGTCTGCCTCTGTGCCGGGCAGGCTCCCTTACCCCGAAGGGAAGGCGGTCACGTGAGAGCACAGCCACCACCCCACGCCCCTTCCCTGTGGACCTTGGTCAGCGTCTTGGACAGCTTAGGTCgctgtaacaaaaataccatagactgggtggcttaaacagcaaacatttatttctcacattctGGAGGTCAGGAAGGGCAAGATGACGGTGCTAGTAAATTTGGTGTCTGAGAGAACACTTCTGGTTCATAGATGAGGGaaaagggagctctctggggtgtCCTtcataaaggcactaatcccattcgtgAAACCTCCACCGCACGGCCTGACCACCTCCCGAAGGCCCCGCCTCCTAACACTATCACCTGAGGGTGGGATTTCATCACATGCAGtttggctgggggagggggc
This window encodes:
- the LOC130680656 gene encoding glutathione S-transferase theta-2B-like, which encodes MGLELYLDLLSQPCRAVYIFAKKNGIPFELRPVELFKGQHLTGALFQKSSSLQRLPTLKDGDFVLTESVAIMIYLSFKYQTAEHWYPPDLHARARIHEYLGWHADCIRGVFGVLLWTKVLAPLIGVQVPEEKVQRNRTAMDQALQVLQDKFLGDRAFLTGRQVALADLLALEELMQPVALGYDLFEGRPQLAAWCERVETFLGTDLLQEARSSILNVMERVAKKTFLDPLPEAYPFMLLRISKIP